AGAGGTTCTTCACATAACCTACATTAGCTACCCAACTCTGCCAGCAGACAGAGTGCATGTCAAAAGTTTACCTGTAATACTGCTCCAGGCACCAACCCATTATGAGCATTAAATGTTTGTCCTCACCTTACAAGAGCATTCCTGAGGCACCAACTTGTGACCAGAACTAAACAAGAAACTCAGAGAGCCCATCCTTTGACCTTGCACAAACATTTCCTATGAGAAGCTGCAAAACACATTAGCGGCTCTATGGAAAAGTCAACAAGATTAGTACTAATGCCCACATTTTCTCCTAAGAATTAGGCACTAATCTGCTTTGATGTACTAAAGCAGACAACGCTTTACTAATTCAGTGTGATTTGGATTCTTTCGGGAGAAATTGCACTATGCTCTCAAACAAGAGCATCCACTTCAACTAGATTAATCTGGTATACATGAAATAGTCATTCTCACTTCACTGATTCAATCTCAAAAATGAGCATGAACACATTTCAGACATTCTGGGGACTTGAAGTTTGAGATGAAAGTGTAGAAGAAAGTTTGGTCTGAATGCTACTGCTTTGCCGCAGGAGCATGAAGTGACTTTTTGCTTACCATTACCTGTCAAGCAAAGACATGGTGCAAGCCTGAGCTATAAAGCAGCGATTCACACAAGACTAAACTGACTTTGTACCTGTTCAGATAGCAAGCGGCCCTAATTCAATCCACGAAGATGCATGTAACCGTAAGCAAGACCTAGTCGGATCGCGTTTGTATTCTCAGAGGAAAGCAGAAGCAGATGACCAACAAGGGGGTCAAATGTAACACCGAACTCTCTTCCAACCTCGGTGCCAAGCACACACTCGCATTAACTGCTgaaacaagattttattttttaatgactacACGGTAGATAGAACCATTCTTGATTTTTTGCTCCTGGGGAAGagggacagagaaagaaaagtgttTCAACAATTACAAATCTTTAGACTATTCCAAACTGTTACACAAGTTACTTTTGTGCATGCCCATATTTTTCCCTTAGAAACTGTACTCTTTTTTCCAGATTAGCCTTATACTGCCCCCCCCCAACTAAGCAAGGAAGCACTTTACCTTTAAGTAAACATTATACAAGGTGCTCACACAGTACCTTTCAAATTGTTTTAAATGATGGTACAGCTTCATAGTCAGACCTAACATTGGTAACACATCACTTCTCAAGATACTATGTATGAATATTTCAACTGTAGCCCTTAGAAATTATCCATGATCTCATCCAGAGAGGACAAGAACATATGGAATAAAGGAATCAACAGCTGGTATCTCCTCCAGTTGCTATCGAAGATACTGCTGCGAGGAAACTATGCGAAACAAGAAGTATTTTAAGAAGCCATCGTATGGCTTATTATGTTACAGCTTAAAAAATTGAAGACAGAAAACTAAGGTTTTCAGAAGCTAGCTGCACGCTTGGCTACATTTTTGATTTCATGCAAAAGGCAGATGCTGAAAATTTTGCTACATCAGGACCAAAATCTCTCTGCGTTCAGTCCTTACATGTTATAGGTGCACTAAAGGGCTTGCGAGACTCCCAGCAGCTGATCCATGGTGCAGAAATCCCAGCCTCAGCTTCACATGTAGCCCTAAAAAGCTTTTGCATGTCTCACAGCCACAGAGACACATGTTAAGGAACACTTTAGAAACCCAAGTGTAATGATCTAGTCGATTCTTTAAAAGACATGGTTTTTTAGATACAGACATCACAGCACACCGAGTACTTTGCCCAAGCCAAGCCTGCTCAGCACAAAGCAGCCGCTATTTCACCAGCCCCGAGGGTTCACCACCAACCGCTGTCATTTTATGCGCTCCCTTACAGGACTGCTGAAGGGTTCACTGATGTTTCCATCACTTGCACTTTCCCCCAAAACCTCTCCAACAGCAGTGGTGTCGGAAAAAATGGAAGCCGAGTTTCACGACTGAAACCCGTATTGGCGGGGGCGCGTCCGCACGGAGAAGGAACAGGGGAACGTCCCATGTCTTGACCCGTAAACCACATTAGATACCCCAAACCTTTGTTTTTCGCCACCTCAGCCCCTGCAGTTTTGCCAGCCCGCCCCGCCCAGCCGCGGCTCCCGCGgggccgccgcctccccccgcgGGGCAACCCCACCCGCCGTGGCCGCCGCCAGGCCCGGGCGGCGGGGGGAGCAGCGCGGCCGCGTGACGCAGGCCGGGGAGGGGTCGGCCAGGCCGACGGGGGGCACCGGCACTCGACGGCCGGGTCGGGAGCGCGGGGAGGGACAACCGGCGGCGCTGGAGGGCAAACCGCGCCCGGCAGGGCGACTCTCCTCACGCACCGTCCGGAGCCAcaggtgggaagggaaggagaatggAAGGAaagcggggagggagggaggcagggagggaaagAGCGATCGCCCGGGCGGGCCGCCCGCGCGCGCGCAGCGGCAGTTGACGGGTAACGGCCGCCTCGCGCGCACCCACTCACCATGGTGCGAGCCCCGCCGACTCCCGCCCCGCGCGCCGCCAGCACCAGCCGCCCCGGCCCGCGCCCCTGTCATGTGACCTTACAGCCCGCCACGCCACGCCCCCCCCACCACCGCACGTGaccgctccccgccgcccgccctccccatcCTCGCCGAGGGCCGGGCGGGGTCGGGGCTCGGGCGGCGCATGCGCGGTGCGGCAGGAGGACGCCGCCTAGCggccgggagcggcgggggcAGCCTCTGACAGGAAATAACGGTCGTCACTGAACGGGTGGCGACATTTGAGCTTTTTCGGGGTCGCAGGAGCGACGAGGTGCGAGGGAGCCTCTACGAGTGGTTTTTACGTCATCAGCTGAGTTTTTTTAATGCGCGGGCGCGTCCCGCCACACAAGGGTTTTTAATTTATCACCCCTGGAGCACAATAATGTCCACACAGATCAGGCAGGGCCCCCAAAACCTGTTTCCCCCTGACTGGGAAGGCTGCCCCACTCACAGGAATCAAAGGGTGAGTTCAGACCACATTAAGATTTTTAGTGAAAGTGAGATCTTAAGGCAAAGTTTTTATTGATTTGGAGTTGATTTAAAACTGATTTGTGGCCATCACGTCGGGTCAGGCAGCGGGGAGGAGGTGCGGGAGGAGGGAGCAGCTGCCATCACGAGGAAGCCGCCGTCTCCAGCCCTACAGCAGCAAATCCTCCTCGGTGAGCTTTTGCTTCAGCTCGCTGCCTCGCAGGCCTGCTAGGAAGACAGGCAGCTTCTCCCTGGAGAAGCTGTCACCATTGCCAAGCCCTGACCCAGAAGCTGGCTCTGCTTCCACCGCAAGATCAGATCCCGAGCCAGACTCCTCGTCCGAGAGCGGGAATATGTCACCCAGCTCCTGGTATCTCTTCATCCTGAAATGCAGAGTGGCAGCTAGTTTATTCCACATTTACTGTTTTATTGTCTCTTAAGGGAACACACCAAAGCTTCATGTTCCCATGCGTGAAACACAACTGTTGAGACAGGAATACGGGACATTTTGGGTGCTTACATGAATGACGAATGTGCAGCACATGAACTTACAGGGACGGGTCTGCCATGGGAGGAAGGATCCTGTTGGCTCCACCATTGGGCATATAAAACCAGGGCCCTGTCTCTTCGATGCAGTTAGCCGCCCAGGAGTCGGGTCGGCACCTCACTCTCTTGTACCTTGCCTTCTGCATCGGAGCACCTGGTGAAATCAGCCATGCGTTATTTACCAGGACCAGAACATTATTCACCAGGACCTATTAACTTCACGAGCACCCAGTAAAGCTTAAAGGAGCGGAAGACAGTAATCTGTGTGACCTTGATTGCTCAACTACCAAAAAGTAAGTTAACTctgcaaacattttttaaatagctACTGATATCCCTAAGTAGCATCCCTGCTATCAGGGGTGTCAGGTGCATGTCACACACAGCACTGGGAAGTCCAGGGGAATTAGAAACCCTGAGGGAAACCACCACCTCAGAGCAATGCTGCAGCTGAGCACATCCCTGGCTCGCAGCACAGCACATCTCTGGGGAACCCATGGGCTCGGctacctgcagctctccccaaAGCTGGAACAAGTATCTCAAGCTCCCCTGGGGACAAGCCTCTCCAGCGGAGAGCTGACTCCTGCGCCCTACTTCTCTCTGCTAGCTCCAgtgagggtcagggctgacctcACTTTGGCTTTGCCCAGCTCAGGTCAGCCCCTCAGGCTTGACGAGATGAGTTTTGGTTGGGAGGTTGGAAACTCAAGGCGTGCCAAGAGCCACCTGCCACATGAGCAGATTTGGGGATTACGTAGGTTCTAGGAGTGCATCACCAGAGAAGAGACCGTTCAGGCATCTCCTAGACACATCTCAGAGTTACTTAAACCCACAGTTTCAGTTCTGGAGGCCCCAGATGCCTGATGAGGGTTGTCGCTGAAAAGCAAGTCTTCAAAAAACACCAAAAGGAGAAAATAACGATTGCAAAGTAATGATAAAAATAGTGGTGTTTCATCCTTCCTTTTGGTCTCATGTAATTAATTTGTTCTGAAGCCTCCTGGCACATTCTCCCCCTGTTGGCACTTCATCTATTTTTTCTTGGTTTCTTGGGAATATCTTTGTGTAATTACACTTCTGTATTGCCCTATATATTTCCATAATGCACTAGATGGCTTTCAGCTACCTCCTACACTCTTCTGTAAGAGAAAAAAGATCTCGCATGTATCATTTCCTGCTTCTTCTGCAGCATATTCCTTTTTCATACTTATTTTCTTCTTAGCATATTATTAAGAAGTTTTAATAATGGCAACAAAATAAACAACTGCAGCTGAATAATTTACAAATAAATAGTGTATAAAAAGCAAGCCATAATCCCTCAAAGATCAGCCTCCAAGTGGTAGATACATAACGAAAGCCTGTCGCTCTCATAGCCTTGGTTTGGGGACAGATTTTGTTCTACATGCTTGAATAACACTTCTCTCTCACGAGAAACAAATCGTCAGGGTACATGTCATCATGAATCAACATTTCCTTTTAGTTGTTTTAGTGCTATGTGTTGCAATATTGTACCAAATAAACCGTTTAATTTCCTCATACTTACAACTAGTTTCCTGCCTCCCCAAGAAAGTAGGCTGTAGTAGTTATGACATGGGAACTGTTACATGCTCTGTAACAACGTAACTGAATAACAGTATGTAACCGGACCACTATGAAAGGAACAGTTCAAAAATATATCTTGAAATATATCTATTGAAAATATACCCACATACAGCAACTTATTTTATGAAGTCTTTTTCTCATAGTAGCTGGGAAAGGGACACAGGAATGCTCCACTAGCAAAAAGCACTTTTTCCTACCATTCCCCCTCCAGAAAATGAAATGTTAGCAAAACAGATCTTGTTACCCTTAGAAGAAGGTCAGATTGAAAAATTCAGAGGCTGCCTACTTGTCCTACACTGCATAGCCCAGAAAGAGGATTACTGAGAGAACAACCGCCCCGTTTTACCTTGTGCTGTGTATCCCACAAAGAGGATTAAACAAATAGCCAGGAAAATCCTCCCATTACATCTGATAAGGAGCTGCATTTTGGCCGGCATCCTCCAGCTCGCCACCAGCTTTCACCACGGCTTCACACTTCAGAAATATGACGGGACGAGGAGATCGACTTTTAGAAAAGGTTTCCAAAACCTCAAACCCAACCCATAACCTGCGTCACGACTTCCTGATTGATGGGAGTGAGACATCTACAGAAAAACCCAGCACTCTgccctcccagccttcatcactccaaaaaaaataatccctgctGCCCTCATCTCCAGTTTTGCTGGAGGAGAAAAGCAAACCCGGGACCATCAGCCTCACTGAAAGTGTGTGCTGTGGGCAGGTTGTGGTCCAGGCCCTCATCCCATCCGGTACCTGCCTGATGCGAGGAGGGCTCCAGCGAATTTGCTGTTTCCTCCAGAGAGAAAAAGCAACACTTTGTGTCTCCTGGCTTTCAGACAACTGGGTTTCGGCATTGGCAGCGGCAGCAGTTTTCCATGCCTCAAGCCTGTGTCGGTCCGTCAGGAGGGTTGGAATCACCTGTTTTGAAGTCAGTGCAAGTTTCACTGACTGGGAAATAATCTTTTTCCACAAAAGTAAATTATCTGAGGAATCTCatgtccccagcccccacccccaCCTCTTTTTTTAAAGGAGGATCTTGGATATTCACAgtagaagtaaaacaaaaataaaaaaattagaaagtAGATCCTGGTAGAAATGAGTCCCCTTCTTTCTGAAGGGGCACAGCAGATCTGCTTGGCCTGGATGGTTGATCCAGCTCATTGCTGCACAGTGCAGGCAGCCTGGGGAGCACGGCAAAGGGCTTGGACAGCATGTGGCTCTGCAAGGAGCCTGGCTGGGAAAGCCGTGAAAGCTCTTATATAGCTCTGTGGAAGCTGCCTTTCAGCTATCTCATACTTTTTACTTGGGACTAAACCAGGCTTGAGTTCACTTAAGAGTAAATTACATGCAAGAAGATTATTTAAGAGGTGGGGGTTTTTCTTAGTCATACTCTTAGCTGGTGCACCAGCATGTGGGCCTAACGTGCTGCCAGCACCTTCAATGATGCTGCAGCTGATAGTGTAAGTGGTCTGTGGTAGATCTATTTTTACATGGTGGAAAGTCCACGGGAGCCCCTGGCGGGGGTCGGGGCTGAGCAGTGACTTTCCACAGGGCACGCTGCTCCACCAAAACCCcacaagtggcagaggagacCCCTCCAGCAGCTCCCCTCTCTGGGCTGAGATTTACTGCTGAGGGAAGGGGTCAAACCACCAGCACACggggggtgtttttttccagCATAGGAAAAATAGGGGTCTCAGAAAAGGCAGGCCCCGAAGGACTCACATGCAGTGATTATTCCCACTagtctcttttcttctttgtagtATTAgcataaactcttttttttcttttttgttttttttttatggtggtgCTCAGCATCACCAGGAAGCCAGACATGCATGTGGGGAGGTGAATCAGCCTCTGCCTGCTGACGTCTGCGGAAGCCGTTCCTGCAGTAACACCTCTGATTTTCCACCGGTCACAGGTacacgccgaccccttccgcaccCCTCCAGCATGTGCAAACAACCCCTTGTGTGAGAAAGTGTCCTTCCGATGGCTATCTCTGCCCTTCCCACCAGCCTGGTGCTTTTTCTACCCCAGCACTGGCAGCCCCGCAGGATGCAGCTGGAGCGGTGCCCACAGCTGTGGGGGCCAGGGATCCTGCAGGAGCTGCAAAACCCCCATATCTGAAGGGGGATCTTGCAGAGCCAAGTTATCTGTCTGGTACCATCAGCCGATGGTGGAACTTGTAGTGCTGGCAGTTCTGCCACatggttttgttattttcttctgtgtCAGCGGCGTGCCTCAGGAAATGAGATTCTACAACTGGTAACCATGGGAAGACCAAAGCAAATTTTGCACTCTCCTGTCTCACATACACCTGCCTAATGGGGGCCAGAAGCCCGCAGAAgtgtcagcctgtgcccatctcctcctgtcctcctgcacTCCACCAGTGCCCGCACCCCGCCGTGTTTTGCAAGCAAAGAGTTTTCCACCTTCCTAGAAATGTGGAAGTGATCCCAGAGACGAAGATCTGAAGCCATCTGGGATGCGTAAGTCTTTAAGAGGAAAGCATGCCCTTTTGTGGAGTGTCATGGGGTGCCTGAGGAATGCTGTGCAATTAGTTACCTCTCTGTAAGCTACTCAGTGCATAAAATGCAA
The sequence above is drawn from the Patagioenas fasciata isolate bPatFas1 chromosome 8, bPatFas1.hap1, whole genome shotgun sequence genome and encodes:
- the SRGN gene encoding serglycin — protein: MPAKMQLLIRCNGRIFLAICLILFVGYTAQGAPMQKARYKRVRCRPDSWAANCIEETGPWFYMPNGGANRILPPMADPSLMKRYQELGDIFPLSDEESGSGSDLAVEAEPASGSGLGNGDSFSREKLPVFLAGLRGSELKQKLTEEDLLL